A genomic stretch from Taeniopygia guttata chromosome 9, bTaeGut7.mat, whole genome shotgun sequence includes:
- the LOC100219277 gene encoding intestinal-type alkaline phosphatase-like encodes MERPLSPGTCLLLCFLAQLATAASGDRGRVGQWALLTPPDAEKTPGYWNKGARRRLELALALQPAAQRAKNIILFMGDGMGLSTMSAARIYKGQLAGGSGEENVLAMETFPHVALAKTYTIDRQVPDSAGTGTAYLCGVKANAKTLGLSGAAVYGKCRTTFGNEVDSVLHRARLAGKSVGIVTTTRVQHASPGAAYAHSASRSWYADANMPTEALRDGCKDIAYQLVHNTDINVILGGGRMYMTPKQTPDPEYPEDPDQNGTRKDGRDLIAEWLSAKQGARYVWDKKGLDAVKDDSVSHLMGLFEPKDMKYELNRNTSTDPSIVEMTEKAVRILRRNPNGFFLFVEDDHIPHAGGRIDHGHHSGRAKQALMEAVMLDRAVARAGELTSPADTLTVVTADHSHVFTFGGSTPRGNSIFGLAPKKAKDKRAYTSILYGNGPGYSIRDGARPAANLPAAEDKDYRQQAAVPLETETHSGEDVVVLAQGPMGHLFHGVQEQHYIAHAMAYAACLEPYATEPGCRAARRASHGTRCSPQPLLALLALCMAALTVRG; translated from the exons ATGGAGCGGCCGCTTTCCCCTGGAACCTGCCTTCTCCTCTGCTTCCTCGCCCAGCTCGCCACTGCAGCCTCTGGTGACAGGGGACGTGTGGGACAGTGGG ctctgctgacacCTCCAGATGCTGAGAAGACCCCAGGCTACTGGAATAAAGGTGCCAGGAGGAGGCTGGAGTTGGCCCTAGCcttgcagccagcagcacagcgGGCCAAAAACATCATCCTCTTCATGGGTGACG GCATGGGGCTGTCCACCATGTCTGCAGCTCGGATCTACAAGGGGCAGCTGGCCGGCGGCTCAGGCGAGGAGAACGTCTTGGCCATGGAGACCTTTCCCCACGTGGCTCTGGCCAAG ACCTACACCATCGACCGGCAGGTGCCCGACAGCGCTGGCACGGGCACCGCCTACCTCTGTGGGGTGAAGGCCAACGCCAAGACTCTGGGACTGAGCGGGGCAGCCGTCTATGGAAAATGCCGCACCACCTTCGGCAATGAGGTGGATTCTGTCCTGCACCGGGCCAGGCTGGCGG GCAAGTCCGTGGGCATCGTGACGACCACGCGGGTGCAGCACGCGTCCCCCGGGGCAGCCTACGCGCACTCGGCCAGCCGGAGCTGGTACGCTGACGCCAACATGCCCACGGAGGCCCTGCGGGACGGCTGCAAGGACATCGCCTACCAGCTGGTGCACAACACTGACATCAAC GTGATCCTGGGCGGCGGGAGGATGTACATGACCCCCAAGCAGACTCCGGACCCTGAGTACCCAGAGGACCCGGATCAAAATGGCACCAGGAAGGATGGCCGGGACTTGATTGCTGAGTGGCTGAGTGCCAAGCAG GGTGCCCGCTATGTATGGGACAAGAAAGGCCTGGATGCGGTCAAAGATGACTCTGTGAGCCACCTTATGG GCCTCTTTGAGCCCAAGGATATGAAGTATGAGCTGAACCGCAACACATCCACAGACCCCTCCATCGTGGAGATGACGGAAAAGGCCGTCCGCATCCTGCGCAGGAACCCCAATGGCTTCTTCCTCTTTGTGGAAGATGA CCACATTCCCCATGCAGGTGGCAGAATCGACCATGGCCACCACAGTGGCCGGGCCAAGCAGGCGCTGATGGAGGCCGTGATGCTGGACCGGGCGGTGGCACGGGCGGGAGAGCTCACCTCCCCTGCTGACACCCTGACCGTGGTGACGGCCGATCACTCCCATGTCTTCACTTTTGGGGGCAGCACACCACGTGGCAACTCCATCTTTG ggctggcccCCAAGAAAGCCAAGGACAAGCGAGCCTACACCAGCATTCTCTATGGCAATGGTCCTGGCTACAGCATCCGTGATGGGGCCCGTCCAGCTGCCaacctccctgctgcag AGGACAAGGACTACAGACagcaggcagctgtgcccctggagACAGAGACTCACAGTGGGGAAGACGTGGTGGTGCTGGCCCAGGGCCCCATGGGCCACCTCTTCCACggggtgcaggagcagcactaCATCGCCCATGCCATGGCCTACGCTGCCTGCCTCGAGCCCTATGCCACAGAGCCTGGGTGCAGGGCAGCCCGCAGGGCCTCCCATGGCACAcgctgctccccacagcccctgctcgCCCTCCTGGCCCTCTGCATGGCTGCCCTCACGGTGAGGGGCTGA
- the LOC100231768 gene encoding intestinal-type alkaline phosphatase — translation MQLLASLTLCLCVGLSTAVIPAEEENPSFWYKQAAAAIDASFKTQPRIREAKNLIIFLGDGFGVPSITATRILRGQQKGKLGPETPLALDAFPYVALSKTYNVDRHVPDSAGTATAYLCGVKGNYKTIGVSAAARFSECSTTAGNEVISVLERARKAGKAVGVVTTTRVQHASPSGTYAHVVNRDWYADASMPQEARMQGCKDIAWQLIHNVDINVILGGGRIYMTPVGTPDPEYPADSRQNGIREDGHNLINMWLEARPGARYVWNRTEMLAAAADPNVKYLMGLFEPVDTKYNQVRNTTLDPSLTEMTEAAITILSRNPKGFYLFVEGGRIDRGHHEGSPHKALTEAVEFDQAIERAGTMTDEAETLTVVTADHSHVFTFGGYTLRGSSIFGLAPATASDRKSYTSILYGNGPGYPGPDRPSVDPATAMQFDYQPQAAVPLESETHGGEDVAILAKGPMAHLFHGVQEQTYVAHAMAYAACIEPYTDCRQRDSAPGIRATPLALLLPALLLPLFR, via the exons ATGCAGCTCCTGGCATCCCTCACCCTCTGCCTCTGCGTGGGGCTCAGCACCGCTGTCATCCCAG CGGAGGAGGAGAATCCATCCTTCTGGTAcaagcaggcagctgcagccatcgaTGCCTCCTTTAAAACCCAGCCCAGGATACGGGAAGCCAAAAACCTCATCATTTTCCTTGGGGATG GATTCGGGGTCCCCAGCATCACAGCCACCCGCATCCTTAGggggcagcagaaggggaaGCTGGGCCCTGAGACCCCTCTTGCCCTGGATGCCTTCCCCTATGTGGCTCTGTCTAAG ACCTACAATGTGGACAGGCATGTCCCCGACAGCGCGGGGACAGCCACAGCCTATCTCTGTGGGGTGAAGGGCAACTACAAGACCATAGGGGTGAGCGCAGCCGCCCGCTTCTCGGAGTGCAGCACCACGGCCGGCAACGAGGTGATCTCCGTGCTGGAGCGAGCCCGCAAAGCTG GGAAGGCAGTGGGCGTCGTGACCACGACACGGGTGCAGCACGCGTCGCCCTCGGGAACCTACGCTCACGTGGTGAACCGGGACTGGTACGCGGACGCCAGCATGCCCCAGGAGGCGCGGATGCAGGGCTGCAAGGACATCGCCTGGCAGCTGATCCACAATGTCGACATCAAC GTGATCCTGGGAGGGGGTCGGATATACATGACCCCCGTGGGGACGCCAGACCCCGAATACCCTGCCGACAGCAGGCAGAATGGGATCCGTGAGGATGGGCACAACCTCATCAACATGTGGCTGGAGGCACGGCCG GGTGCCCGCTATGTCTGGAACAGGACAGAGATGCTGGCTGCTGCCGCCGACCCCAACGTGAAGTATTTGATGG GTCTCTTTGAACCTGTGGACACCAAGTACAACCAGGTGCGTAACACCACCCTGGACCCGTCACTTACTGAGATGACAGAGGCAGCCATCACCATCCTGAGCAGAAACCCCAAAGGCTTCTACCTCTTTGTGGA AGGTGGCAGAATAGACCGTGGCCACCATGAAGGTTCACCCCATAAGGCACTGACGGAGGCAGTGGAGTTTGACCAGGCCATTGAGCGGGCAGGAACCATGACAGATGAGGCTGAGACCCTCACCGTCGTCACCGCTGACCACTCACACGTCTTCACCTTTGGTGGCTACACCCTGCGTGGCTCCTCCATCTTCg GTCTAGCGCCGGCAACAGCCAGTGACAGGAAGAGCTACACATCAATCCTCTATGGGAATGGGCCCGGATACCCAGGGCCTGACCGgcccagcgtggacccagccACAGCAA tgcAGTTCGATTACCAGCCACAGGCGGCTGTGCCCCTGGAGTCAGAGACCCATGGTGGTGAGGACGTGGCCATCCTGGCCAAGGGCCCCATGGCCCACCTCTTCCACGGGGTGCAGGAGCAGACCTATGTAGCTCACGCCATGGCCTACGCCGCCTGCATCGAGCCCTACACCGACTGCCGCCAACGGGACTCTGCCCCTGGCATCCGCGCCAcccccctggccctgctcctgcctgccctccttCTGCCCCTCTTCCGCTGa
- the LOC100228856 gene encoding intestinal-type alkaline phosphatase has product MQLLASLTLCLCVGLSTAVIPAEEENPSFWYKQAAAAIDASLKLKPRIREAKNLIIFLGDGFGIPTITATRIFKAQQRGKLGPETPLALDAFPYVALSKTYNVDRQVPDSAGTATAYLCGVKGNYKTIGVSAAARFSECSTTAGNEVISVLERARKAGKAVGVVTTTRVQHASPSGTYAHVVNRDWYADASMPQEARMQGCKDIAWQLIHNVDINVILGGGRKYMTPVGMPDPEYPADSRQNGIREDGHNLINMWLEARPGARYVWNRTEMLAAAADPNVKYLMGLFEPGDTKYNQVRNTTLDPSLTEMTEAAITILSRNPKGFYLFVEGGRIDHGHHEGSPHKALTEAVEFDQAIERAGTMTDEAETLTVITADHSHVFAFGGYTLRGSSIFALGQKKTTDGKNYTSILYGNGPGYRGGVRPNVDPATAMQFDYQPQAAVPLESETHGGEDVAILAKGPMAHLFHGVQEQTYVAHAMAYAACIEPYTDCRQRDSAPGIRATPLALLLPALLLPLFR; this is encoded by the exons ATGCAGCTCCTGGCATCCCTCACCCTCTGCCTCTGCGTGGGGCTCAGCACCGCTGTCATCCCAG CGGAGGAGGAGAATCCATCCTTCTGGTAcaagcaggcagctgcagccatcgaTGCCTCCTTAAAACTCAAGCCCAGGATACGGGAAGCCAAAAACCTCATCATTTTCCTTGGGGACG GATTTGGAATCCCCACCATCACAGCCACCCGCATCTTTAAGGCACAGCAGAGGGGGAAGCTGGGCCCTGAGACCCCTCTTGCCCTGGATGCCTTCCCCTATGTGGCTCTGTCTAAG ACCTACAATGTGGACAGGCAGGTCCCTGACAGcgcagggacagccacagcctATCTCTGTGGGGTGAAGGGCAACTACAAGACCATAGGGGTGAGCGCAGCCGCCCGCTTCTCGGAGTGCAGCACCACGGCCGGCAACGAGGTGATCTCCGTGCTGGAGCGAGCCCGCAAAGCTG GGAAGGCAGTGGGCGTCGTGACCACGACACGGGTGCAGCACGCGTCGCCCTCGGGAACCTACGCTCACGTGGTGAACCGGGACTGGTACGCGGACGCCAGCATGCCCCAGGAGGCGCGGATGCAGGGCTGCAAGGACATCGCCTGGCAGCTGATCCACAATGTCGACATCAAC GTGATCCTGGGAGGCGGTCGGAAATACATGACCCCTGTGGGGATGCCGGACCCCGAGTACCCTGCCGACAGCAGGCAGAATGGGATCCGTGAGGATGGGCACAACCTCATCAACATGTGGCTGGAGGCACGGCCG GGTGCCCGCTATGTCTGGAACAGGACAGAGATGCTGGCTGCTGCCGCCGACCCCAACGTGAAGTATTTGATGG GTCTCTTTGAACCCGGGGACACCAAGTACAACCAGGTGCGTAACACCACCCTGGACCCGTCACTCACCGAGATGACGGAGGCAGCCATCACCATCCTGAGCAGGAACCCCAAAGGCTTCTACCTCTTTGTGGA AGGTGGTAGAATCGACCACGGCCACCATGAAGGTTCACCCCATAAGGCACTGACGGAGGCTGTGGAGTTTGACCAGGCCATTGAGCGGGCAGGAACCATGACAGATGAGGCTGAGACCCTCACCGTCATCACAGCTGACCACTCGCACGTCTTCGCCTTCGGTGGCTACACCCTGCGTGGCTCCTCCATCTTCg CCCTGGGCCAAAAGAAAACCACCGACGGGAAGAACTACACATCAATTCTCTATGGGAATGGGCCAGGATACCGAGGTGGTGTACGGCCCAATGTGGACCCAGCCACAGCAA tgcAGTTCGATTACCAGCCACAGGCGGCTGTGCCCCTGGAGTCAGAGACCCATGGTGGTGAGGACGTGGCCATCCTGGCCAAGGGCCCCATGGCCCACCTCTTCCACGGGGTGCAGGAGCAGACCTATGTAGCTCACGCCATGGCCTACGCCGCCTGCATCGAGCCCTACACCGACTGCCGCCAACGGGACTCTGCCCCTGGCATCCGCGCCAcccccctggccctgctcctgcctgccctccttCTGCCCCTCTTCCGCTGa
- the ECEL1 gene encoding endothelin-converting enzyme-like 1, translating to MEKTYSLTAHYDEFQEVKYVSKYQSGTLPNGFALQLGAGAKKRRGGLPRWSRREVCLLSGLVFAVGLCVILTCMLVLKYLATEGDSYCLEGCQEKKAFLRASRFLNANMDATIDPCQDFYSFACGGWLRRHGIPEDKLVYGTIGAIAEQNEAKLRALLSRPVRRRARDSAERKVKEFFRSCLDRAEIDRLGPRPMLEVIGDCGGWDAPPDRRDINELLYKTQGVYSAAVLFSLTVSLDERNTSRYVIRIDQDGLTLPERTLYLGQDEESEKILAAYRVFMERLLTLLGAENVEQKAQEILQLEQHLANITVSEYDDVRRDVGSMYHKVTLAELQRITPTLKWKRLLDRIFHDNFSEEEEVVLLATDYMHKVSNLIRVTPSRILHNYMLWRIVVVLSEHLSTPFRDAIHELSKEMEGSEKQLEPGKVCLSQANKHFGMALGALFVEEHFSSASKAKVQQLVEDIKYILDQRLDELDWMDEETRRAARAKLRYMMVMIGYPDFLLKPEAINKEYEFEVDEKTYFKNILNSIAFSIRLSVKKIRQEVDKSAWLLPPQALNAYYLPNKNQMVFPAGILQPTLYDPEFPQSLNYGGIGTIIGHELTHGYDDWGGQYDRHGNLVHWWTERSYSKFLKKAQCIVNLYDNFTVYNQRVNGKHTLGENIADMGGLKLAYYAYQKWVREHGPEHPLHHMKYTHDQLFFIAFAQNWCIKRRSQSIYLQVLTDKHAPEHYRVLGSVSQFEEFGRVFHCPKNSPMNPVHKCSVW from the exons ATGGAGAAGACCTACTCGTTGACAGCACACTATGATGAGTTTCAGGAGGTGAAGTACGTGAGCAAGTACCAGAGCGGGACCCTGCCCAACGGCTTCGCCCTCCAGCTGGGCGCGGGGGCCAAGAAGCGCCGTGGGGGGCTGCCACGCTGGAGCCGCCGGGAGGTCTGTCTGCTCTCAGGGCTGGTCTTCGCTGTGGGGCTCTGCGTCATCTTGACGTGCATGTTGGTCCTCAAGTACCTGGCGACCGAAGGGGACAGCTACTGCCTGGAGGGGTGCCAGGAGAAGAAGGCCTTCCTGCGGGCATCCCGCTTCCTAAATGCCAACATGGATGCTACCATTGACCCTTGCCAGGACTTCTACTCCTTCGCCTGTGGCGGCTGGCTCCGGCGACACGGCATCCCTGAGGACAAGCTGGTGTACGGCACCATCGGGGCCATCGCCGAGCAGAACGAGGCCAAGCTGCGGGCGCTGCTGAGCCGCCCCGTGCGGCGCCGAGCCCGCGACTCGGCAGAGAGGAAGGTCAAGGAGTTTTTCCGCTCGTGCCTGGACCGGGCTGAGATCGATCGGCTCGGCCCCCGGCCCATGCTGGAGGTCATTGGGGACTGCGGTGGCTGGGATGCCCCTCCGGACCGCAGGGACATCAACGAGCTGCTCTACAAGACACAGGGCGTCTACAGTGCGGCCGTGCTCTTCTCCCTCACTGTCAGCCTGGACGAGAGGAACACTTCCCGCTACGTCATCCGG ATCGACCAGGACGGGCTGACCCTGCCCGAACGTACCCTCTACCTGGGGCAGGATGAGGAGAGCGAGAAG ATCCTGGCCGCATACCGAGTGTTCATGGAGCGACTGCTCACCCTCCTGGGGGCTGAGAATGTGGAGCAGAAAGCCCAGGAAatcctgcagctggagcagcacctcGCCAAT ATCACGGTGTCCGAGTATGACGACGTGCGGAGGGACGTCGGCAGCATGTACCACAAAGTGACCCTGGCCGAGCTGCAGCGCATCACTCCCACT ctcaaGTGGAAGCGCTTGCTGGACCGCATCTTCCACGACAACTTctcggaggaggaggaggtggtgcTGCTGGCCACCGACTACATGCACAAGGTGTCCAACCTCATCCGTGTGACACCCAGCAG GATCCTTCACAACTACATGCTGTGGCGCATCGTGGTGGTGCTGAGCGAGCACCTCTCCACCCCCTTCCGCGATGCCATCCACGAGCTCTCCAAGGAGATGGAGGGCAGCGAGAAGCAGCTGGAGCCGGGTAAGGTCTGCCTGAGCCAGGCCAACAAGCACTTCGGCATGGCCCTGGGAGCTCTCTTCGTTGAGGAGCacttctcctctgccagcaaagCCAAG GTGCAGCAGCTGGTGGAGGACATCAAATACATCCTCGACCAGCGCCTGGATGAGCTGGACTGGATGGATGAGGAAACACGGAGAGCAGCCAGGGCCAAG CTCCGCTATATGATGGTGATGATTGGGTACCCCGATTTCCTCCTGAAGCCAGAGGCCATCAACAAGGAGTATGAG TTTGAGGTGGATGAGAAGACCTACTTCAAGAACATCCTCAACAGCATTGCCTTCAGCATCAGGCTCTCAGTGAAGAAGATCCGGCAGGAGGTGGATAAGTCCGC GtggctgctgcctccccagGCCCTGAACGCCTACTACCTGCCCAACAAGAACCAGATGG tgttcCCTGCTGGCATCCTGCAGCCCACACTCTACGACCCCGAGTTCCCGCA GTCACTGAACTATGGTGGGATTGGCACCATCATTGGGCACGAGCTGACCCATGGCTACGATGACTGGG GGGGACAGTATGACCGGCACGGGAACCTGGTGCACTGGTGGACAGAGCGCTCATACAGCAAGTTCCTGAAGAAGGCACAGTGCATCGTCAACCTCTACGACAACTTCACCGTCTACAACCAGAGG GTGAATGGCAAACACACACTGGGGGAGAACATCGCTGACATGGGGGGGCTCAAACTCGCCTACTAC GCCTACCAGAAGTGGGTGCGGGAGCACGGCCCTGAGCACCCCCTGCACCACATGAAGTACACACACGACCAGCTCTTCTTCATCGCCTttgcccag AACTGGTGCATCAAGCGGAGATCCCAGTCCATCTACCTGCAGGTGCTGACAGACAAGCACGCCCCGGAGCACTACAG GGTCCTGGGCAGTGTCTCACAGTTTGAGGAGTTTGGACGGGTGTTCCACTGCCCCAAGAACTCGCCCATGAACCCAGTGCACAAGTGCTCAGTGTGGTGA